The following proteins are encoded in a genomic region of Pyrus communis chromosome 11, drPyrComm1.1, whole genome shotgun sequence:
- the LOC137709228 gene encoding uncharacterized protein encodes MGKSTILESLMKFCSIIKSLYTAEYLWKPYEMDLQRLLKKAEMRGFPGMIGSIDWAQNDLNVLAQSPVFNDVLQGKAPRVTYRVNGHKYHGPYYLADSIYPRWSSLVKTMPCPVKCKGKTLCKLSRGV; translated from the exons atggggaaatcaaccattcttgagtccctgatgaagTTTTGCTCCATAATCAAATCTCTCTACACTGCAGAGTACCTCTGGAAACCTTATgagatggacttgcaaaggcttctgaagaaggctgagatgcgaggttttcctgggatgattggaagcatcgact gggctcaaaatgacctcaatgtccttgcccaatccccagtgttcaatgatgtcctgcaaggaaaagcACCAAGAGTCACTTATCGAGTCAACGGACATAAGTAccacgggccatactacctagctgacagcatttacccaaggtggtcatcgCTTGTCAAAACAATGCCATGTCCCgtgaagtgcaaaggaaaaacactttgcaagttgtcaagaggggtgtag
- the LOC137708136 gene encoding agamous-like MADS-box protein MADS2 isoform X1: MGRGRVELKRIENKINRQVTFAKRRNGLLKKAYELSVLCDAEVALIIFSNRGKLYEFCSSSSILKTLDRYQKCSYGAVDQVNRPAKELEQSSYREYMKLKGRYESLQRTQRNLLGEDLGPLNTKELEQLERQLEGSLKQVRSTKTQYMLDQLSDLQNKEQLLIEANRDLTMKLDEISSRNQLRQSWEGGDQGMAYATQHHHAQSQGFFQPLDCNPTLQMGYSAAGSEQMSATTNAQQVNCFIPGWML; encoded by the exons ATGGGGAGAGGAAGAGTGGAGCTCAAGAGGATAGAGAACAAGATAAACAGGCAAGTCACATTTGCAAAGAGAAGAAATGGGCTTCTGAAGAAAGCTTATGAGCTCTCCGTTCTCTGTGATGCTGAGGTTGCTCTCATCATCTTCTCCAACCGTGGCAAGCTCTATGAGTTTTGCAGCAGCTCTAG CATTCTCAAAACGCTAGACAGGTACCAAAAATGCAGTTATGGTGCAGTGGATCAAGTTAACAGACCTGCAAAGGAACTTGAG cAGAGCAGCTATCGTGAGTACATGAAACTCAAAGGTAGATATGAGTCCCTACAACGAACTCAGAG AAATCTTCTTGGTGAGGACTTGGGTCCATTAAACACAAAGGAGCTTGAGCAGCTTGAGCGTCAACTTGAGGGCTCCTTGAAGCAAGTTAGGTCCACTAAG ACCCAGTACATGCTGGACCAACTTTCTGACCTTCAGAACAAG GAACAACTGTTAATAGAAGCCAACAGGGATTTGACAATGAAG TTGGATGAAATTAGTTCAAGAAATCAACTTAGACAATCATGGGAAGGTGGTGACCAGGGTATGGCATATGCAACCCAGCATCACCATGCTCAATCCCAAGGATTCTTCCAGCCTTTAGATTGCAATCCCACTTTGCAAATGGG GTACTCTGCAGCGGGGTCAGAGCAGATGAGTGCTACAACTAATGCCCAGCAAGTGAACTGTTTCATCCCTGGATGGATGCTTTGA
- the LOC137707937 gene encoding tRNA (guanine(26)-N(2))-dimethyltransferase 2-like has product MTTDLSDYAIIKEGEAEILMHAKNQVFYNKTQVNNRDISVAVLRTFITKRKEEHEARLSKKAKPAPKESDKDASNSVVEEEPNEPAINEEKTNGDCEMAAEISQDEPCSVSEKPDKVTEGKWRGELKPPRVLEALSASGLRALRYAREVEGIGKVVALDNDKGAVEACRRNIKFNGSVACSKVESHLADARVHMLTHPKEFDVVDLDPYGSPSVFLDSAVQSVVDGGLLMCTATDMAVLCGGNGEVCYSKYGSYPLRGKYCHEMALRILLACIEGHANRYKRYIVPVLSVQMDFYVRVFVRIYSSASAMKNSPLKLSYVYQCIGCDSFHLQPIGRTVTKNTSVRYLPGFGPVVPQECSDCGKKFNMGGPIWSAPIHDQEWVTSILSDVKSMKERYPAYGRISAVLTTISEELPDVPLFLSLHNLCATLKCTSPSAVIFRSAVINAGYRISGTHVNPLGLKSDAPMDVIWDIMRCWVKNHPVKPQPADQSGTVILAKEPILQANFARAVASLSKAQTKKVARFLPNPERHWGPKLRAGRTITSKHISLLGPEAVNGHLNHEDGEEHDAKRQKIEDQPAPK; this is encoded by the exons ATGACGACCGATCTCAGTGATTATGCCATCATTAAGGAAGGAGAGGCTGAGATTCTCATGCATGCTAAGAACCAAGTCTTTTACAATAAAACTCAG GTTAACAACAGAGACATATCAGTTGCTGTTCTGAGGACATTCATAACCAAACGCAAGGAGGAGCATGAAGCAAGATTGTCCAAGAAAGCAAAACCTGCACCGAAGGAGTCTGACAAAGATGCTTCAAATTCTGTTGTAGAAGAAGAACCTAATGAGCCTGCTATTAATGAAGAAAAAACCAATGGAGATTGTGAAATGGCAGCAGAGATATCACAAGATGAACCATGTAGCGTTTCAGAAAAACCAGACAAGGTCACTGAGGGAAAATGGCGTGGGGAACTGAAGCCACCAAGAGTTCTTGAG GCCCTGTCAGCTTCTGGTTTAAGAGCTCTTAGGTATGCTCGTGAAGTGGAAGGAATTGGTAAAGTTGTTGCTTTAGACAATGATAAAG GTGCAGTTGAAGCTTGTAGGAGAAATATCAAGTTCAATGGTTCAGTTGCATGTTCAAAGGTGGAATCACATCTTGCTGATGCTCGTGTGCATATGCTCACCCATCCAAAAGAATTTGATGTG GTTGATCTTGATCCTTATGGTTCTCCCTCTGTCTTCTTGGACTCTGCGGTTCAATCTGTTGTTGATGGAGGATTGCTAATGTGTACAGCAACTGATATGGCAGTGCTATGTGGTGGAAATGGGGAGGTTTGCTATTCAAA ATATGGTTCCTATCCATTGAGAGGGAAGTATTGTCACGAAATGGCTTTGAGGATCCTCCTAGCTTGCATTGAG GGTCATGCAAATCGTTACAAACGGTACATTGTTCCTGTGCTATCTGTTCAGATGGACTTTTATGTTCGAGTTTTCGTCCGTATCTACTC TTCTGCAAGTGCAATGAAGAACTCTCCCCTTAAGCTATCCTATGTTTATCAGTGCATTGGCTGCGATTCATTTCATCTTCAGCCTATTGGAAGGACAGTCACAAAG AACACCAGTGTAAGATATCTACCGGGTTTTGGTCCCGTTGTTCCTCAAGAATGCAGTGACTGTGGGAAGAAATTCAATATGGGTGGACCTATATGGTCTGCTCCTATCCATGATCAAGAATGGGTGACTTCCATACTATCTGATGTGAAATCTATGAAGGAGCGGTATCCCGCTTATGGTCGCATCTCTGCTGTACTAACAACAATTTCAGAG GAACTGCCTGATGTTCCTTTGTTCTTGAGTCTGCACAACCTCTGTGCCACATTAAAGTGCACTTCCCCATCTGCTGTGATTTTCCGTTCTGCTGTGATCAATGCAGGGTATCGTATATCTGGAACTCACGTAAACCCATTGGGGTTGAAATCAGATGCTCCCATGGATGTCATTTGGGACATAATGCGCTGTTGG GTGAAGAATCACCCGGTGAAACCTCAGCCAGCGGATCAGTCAGGAACCGTGATACTTGCCAAGGAACCCATCCTTCAA GCTAACTTTGCTCGAGCTGTTGCGTCTCTTAGCAAGGCACAAACCAAGAAGGTAGCACGCTTCCTTCCAAATCCAGAAAGGCACTGGGGGCCAAAGCTTAGGGCAGGTCGTACAATCACCagcaaacacatctctctcttggGTCCGGAGGCTGTCAATGGACATCTTAACCATGAAGATGGTGAGGAACATGATGCCAAGCGTCAAAAGATTGAAGATCAACCCGCCCCGAAGTGA
- the LOC137708865 gene encoding probable UDP-arabinopyranose mutase 1 — protein sequence MASATPLLTDELDIVIPTIRNLDFLEMWRPFLQPYHLIIVQDGDPSKTIKVPDGYDYELYNRNDINKILGPRSSCISFKDSACRCFGYMVSKKKYIFTIDDDCFVATDPSGKPINALEQHIKNLLAPSTPFFFNTLYEPFRDGADFVRGYPFSLREGVPTAVSHGLWLNIPDYDAPTQLVKPLERNTRFVDAVLTIPKGTLFPMCGMNLAFDRDLIGPAMYFGLMGDGQPIGRYDDMWAGWCTKVITDHLGLGVKTGLPYIYHSKASNPFVNLRKEYKGIFWQEEIIPFFQSAVLPKDCTTVQACYIELSKQVKEKLSKVDPYFDKLADAMVTWIEAWDELNTNGPGSKVANGKA from the exons ATGGCTTCCGCGACACCCCTTTTGACGGATGAGCTCGACATTGTGATCCCCACCATCAGAAACCTCGACTTCCTGGAGATGTGGAGGCCGTTCTTGCAGCCCTATCACCTCATCATCGTCCAGGACGGTGATCCGTCGAAGACCATCAAAGTCCCGGACGGCTACGACTACGAGCTCTATAACCGCAACGACATTAACAAGATTCTGGGTCCGAGGTCGTCCTGCATTTCGTTCAAGGACTCTGCCTGCCGATGCTTCGGATACATGGTCTCCAAGAAGAAGTACATATTCACCATCGACGATGACTGCTTT GTTGCAACAGACCCATCTGGCAAACCAATCAATGCACTGGAGCAACACATCAAGAACCTCCTTGCACCATCGACCCCATTTTTCTTCAACACGCTGTATGAACCCTTCAGAGACGGTGCGGATTTTGTTCGTGGATACCCTTTCAGTCTCCGTGAGGGTGTTCCGACCGCTGTCTCTCACGGTCTCTGGCTCAATATCCCGGATTATGATGCACCAACACAGCTTGTGAAGCCACTTGAGAGAAACACAAG GTTTGTGGATGCTGTTCTGACAATCCCAAAGGGCACATTATTCCCAATGTGTGGGATGAACTTGGCTTTCGACCGTGACCTCATCGGCCCTGCTATGTACTTCGGACTAATGGGTGACGGTCAGCCAATTGGACGCTATGACGATATGTGGGCTGGCTGGTGCACCAAG GTGATAACAGATCATTTGGGGCTTGGAGTGAAGACAGGGCTGCCATATATCTACCACAGCAAAGCCAGCAACCCATTTGTGAACCTGAGGAAGGAGTACAAAGGCATCTTCTGGCAGGAAGAGATCATCCCATTCTTCCAATCTGCTGTCCTTCCCAAAGACTGCACCACCGTGCAAGCATGCTACATTGAGCTCTCCAAGCAGGTCAAGGAGAAGCTCAGCAAGGTGGATCCCTACTTCGACAAGCTCGCCGACGCCATGGTAACATGGATTGAAGCTTGGGATGAGCTCAACACTAATGGACCTGGATCCAAAGTGGCCAACGGCAAGGCgtag
- the LOC137709229 gene encoding MYB-like transcription factor EOBII, with product MMGWGGVGEQGWRKGPWTPEEDKLLSEYVTLHGDGRWSSVPRSTGLNRNGKSCRLRWVNYLRPGLKKGHITPQEEGIIIELHALWGNKWSTIARYLPGRTDNEIKNFWRTHFKKKEKCTQKQEKRKAEILKAKQQQLEEDQNMKARATTPHHHWEACSQGIISNMNNIDIHETQATWQENMEEDKYCLPKLMHQASVEFWSDLLGEEGFYKLWNLDDVSGRMDLQQHTSLSQCNKAAMQINNQGITAALSSGGESSNISLQNGSETSPPALF from the exons ATGATGGGTTGGGGTGGTGTTGGAGAACAAGGATGGAGGAAAGGTCCTTGGACTCCTGAGGAGGATAAGCTGCTCAGTGAATATGTCACCTTACATGGAGATGGAAGATGGAGTTCTGTGCCTAGGTCTACGG GTCTGAACAGGAATGGGAAAAGTTGCAGACTCAGATGGGTGAATTATCTGAGGCCAGGACTGAAGAAAGGGCATATAACACCTCAGGAGGAAGGCATCATCATTGAATTGCATGCTTTATGGGGTAACAA ATGGTCCACCATTGCAAGATACTTGCCAGGCAGAACCGACAATGAGATAAAAAACTTCTGGAGAACCCATttcaaaaagaaagagaaatgcaCTCAGAAGCAAGAGAAACGAAAAGCAGAGATTCTAAAAGCAAAACAACAACAATTAGAGGAAGATCAAAACATGAAAGCAAGAGCCACTACACCACACCATCATTGGGAAGCCTGCAGCCAAGGAATAATAAGCAATATGAATAATATTGATATCCACGAAACACAAGCAACATGGCAAGAAAATATGGAGGAAGACAAATATTGCTTGCCAAAATTGATGCACCAAGCAAGTGTGGAATTTTGGTCAGATTTATTAGGTGAAGAAGGGTTTTATAAGCTCTGGAACTTAGACGACGTAAGCGGTCGAATGGATTTGCAGCAACACACAAGCTTAAGCCAGTGCAACAAAGCAGCCATGCAGATCAATAATCAAGGAATTACTGCGGCTTTATCTTCTGGAGGGGAATCGAGCAATATATCATTGCAGAATGGAAGTGAAACTAGTCCACCTGCTTTATTTTGA
- the LOC137708136 gene encoding agamous-like MADS-box protein MADS2 isoform X2 — protein sequence MGRGRVELKRIENKINRQVTFAKRRNGLLKKAYELSVLCDAEVALIIFSNRGKLYEFCSSSSILKTLDRYQKCSYGAVDQVNRPAKELESSYREYMKLKGRYESLQRTQRNLLGEDLGPLNTKELEQLERQLEGSLKQVRSTKTQYMLDQLSDLQNKEQLLIEANRDLTMKLDEISSRNQLRQSWEGGDQGMAYATQHHHAQSQGFFQPLDCNPTLQMGYSAAGSEQMSATTNAQQVNCFIPGWML from the exons ATGGGGAGAGGAAGAGTGGAGCTCAAGAGGATAGAGAACAAGATAAACAGGCAAGTCACATTTGCAAAGAGAAGAAATGGGCTTCTGAAGAAAGCTTATGAGCTCTCCGTTCTCTGTGATGCTGAGGTTGCTCTCATCATCTTCTCCAACCGTGGCAAGCTCTATGAGTTTTGCAGCAGCTCTAG CATTCTCAAAACGCTAGACAGGTACCAAAAATGCAGTTATGGTGCAGTGGATCAAGTTAACAGACCTGCAAAGGAACTTGAG AGCAGCTATCGTGAGTACATGAAACTCAAAGGTAGATATGAGTCCCTACAACGAACTCAGAG AAATCTTCTTGGTGAGGACTTGGGTCCATTAAACACAAAGGAGCTTGAGCAGCTTGAGCGTCAACTTGAGGGCTCCTTGAAGCAAGTTAGGTCCACTAAG ACCCAGTACATGCTGGACCAACTTTCTGACCTTCAGAACAAG GAACAACTGTTAATAGAAGCCAACAGGGATTTGACAATGAAG TTGGATGAAATTAGTTCAAGAAATCAACTTAGACAATCATGGGAAGGTGGTGACCAGGGTATGGCATATGCAACCCAGCATCACCATGCTCAATCCCAAGGATTCTTCCAGCCTTTAGATTGCAATCCCACTTTGCAAATGGG GTACTCTGCAGCGGGGTCAGAGCAGATGAGTGCTACAACTAATGCCCAGCAAGTGAACTGTTTCATCCCTGGATGGATGCTTTGA